One part of the Bdellovibrio bacteriovorus genome encodes these proteins:
- a CDS encoding motility protein A: MNLAGLLGILAAVGIAVYSILDSTKNPIVFANVHAVVLVVGGTITVALLSFNFRSLAGAAKIIIRKVLGRERIDYLGAIENIVEISEAYRKDSRSITQALRPNAHPFLKDGVKLLADYGFNQEELDDVLSNALRGKRKRDEEETKVWQTMARFPPAFGLLGATLGMIGLLETLGEPGAQDRIGPAMAVALVATFYGLAVANLVLIPLSEKLQTVSQADLTLREIIKEGVLLVQAKKHPVFIKEYLQSFLPPHQREDSSAPVQSKAA; the protein is encoded by the coding sequence ATGAATTTAGCGGGTTTATTGGGAATTCTTGCAGCGGTGGGGATTGCAGTTTACTCAATCCTTGATTCCACCAAGAATCCAATCGTTTTTGCCAATGTGCATGCAGTTGTCCTGGTTGTGGGTGGTACGATCACAGTGGCATTGTTGAGCTTCAACTTCAGAAGCCTGGCTGGCGCTGCTAAGATCATCATTCGTAAAGTGCTGGGTCGTGAGCGTATCGACTATCTTGGTGCTATCGAAAACATTGTTGAGATCTCTGAGGCCTATCGTAAAGACAGCCGTTCCATCACTCAGGCTTTAAGACCCAATGCGCATCCATTTCTGAAGGACGGCGTGAAACTTCTGGCTGACTATGGATTCAATCAGGAAGAGCTTGATGATGTTCTTTCGAATGCATTGCGCGGAAAAAGAAAACGTGACGAAGAGGAAACCAAAGTATGGCAGACCATGGCTCGTTTCCCGCCGGCATTCGGTCTTTTGGGTGCGACCTTGGGTATGATTGGTTTGCTTGAAACATTGGGCGAGCCGGGAGCTCAGGATCGTATCGGTCCCGCGATGGCAGTCGCTCTGGTGGCAACTTTCTACGGTTTGGCCGTGGCCAACCTTGTTTTGATTCCATTGAGCGAAAAGCTGCAAACGGTTTCTCAGGCGGATCTGACTCTTCGGGAGATCATTAAAGAGGGCGTTTTGCTGGTACAGGCAAAAAAACATCCGGTCTTTATCAAAGAGTATCTTCAGTCCTTCTTACCTCCGCATCAACGTGAAGATTCATCTGCACCGGTTCAAAGTAAGGCGGCTTAA
- a CDS encoding SpoIIE family protein phosphatase, with protein sequence MSIKAKILIIISILLTIATGSVYWINRDSFVKDKTSYLYSDSLERIERASSEITSEYQTYFDKIRTALYFFDSTTGQFNAGIKPLATTPEWGRIRALRMNIINDLEVTDTLGVSAAPLEQEALKVLSTLQDGRTFTLHSTKSPQYLAILYRKGNNYFEAEIQLPALQRISSEGRLSLLKGDNKDFLGGTIFANNPQLQYHFHKTFQPSGKAGATELRLDGQDYLISYKEVPVLGTFLINTVPMSSVFVVVKKITTQTLFISLGILLVGLFAVYISIDSITKNLLALTNAMSSFNANGTSAKVKIISKDEVGQIAGIYNKMLSKIDELLLHTASKTRMEAELETAKEVQETLLPSTKADTDAYVIKGFYRPASECGGDLWFHHAEDDNVLIFVGDATGHGVPAALITAAARSILSVAVNEKIWDPAKILSLINKVMCDTTKGAKMMTAFACVYNIKTYELTYSNASHEQPFIMPTKGADKITKNSLRILSEAKGKRLGEKSDSSYTNSKASLQKGEGLLLYTDGLTDAIDAEKNQFSERGLLKTIVETCNKNNNKSLHTILEKKIVEFTGDIEQPDDITFVSLFAKAA encoded by the coding sequence ATGTCAATCAAAGCCAAGATACTTATTATTATTTCCATCCTGCTCACGATTGCGACAGGCTCCGTCTATTGGATTAACAGAGATTCATTCGTCAAAGACAAGACATCCTATCTTTACTCTGATTCACTTGAACGCATTGAAAGAGCCTCCAGCGAAATCACTTCTGAATATCAGACCTACTTTGACAAGATCCGCACTGCTCTCTATTTCTTCGACTCCACCACCGGACAATTCAACGCTGGCATCAAGCCGCTGGCGACCACTCCTGAATGGGGAAGAATCCGCGCATTACGTATGAACATCATCAATGATCTGGAAGTCACTGACACCCTGGGCGTCTCGGCTGCACCGCTTGAGCAGGAAGCCCTGAAAGTCCTGAGCACCTTACAGGATGGTCGCACATTCACGCTGCACTCGACAAAGTCACCACAATACCTTGCGATTCTTTACCGCAAGGGAAATAACTATTTTGAGGCTGAAATTCAACTGCCGGCCCTGCAACGAATCTCCTCCGAAGGACGCCTGAGTCTGCTTAAAGGTGACAACAAGGATTTTTTAGGTGGCACAATCTTCGCCAATAATCCGCAACTGCAATACCATTTCCATAAAACCTTTCAACCGTCCGGCAAGGCCGGAGCAACAGAATTACGCCTTGATGGTCAGGACTATCTGATTTCCTACAAGGAAGTGCCTGTTCTGGGCACCTTCCTGATTAACACCGTTCCAATGAGTTCAGTTTTTGTAGTCGTGAAGAAGATCACCACACAGACTCTTTTCATCTCTTTAGGTATCCTTCTGGTTGGATTGTTTGCCGTCTATATCAGCATTGATTCCATCACCAAAAATCTTCTGGCATTGACCAATGCCATGTCCTCGTTCAATGCCAATGGGACTTCTGCAAAAGTGAAAATCATCAGCAAAGATGAAGTGGGCCAAATTGCCGGCATCTACAACAAAATGCTCTCAAAAATCGACGAGCTTCTGCTTCATACTGCTTCTAAAACTCGCATGGAAGCCGAACTGGAGACCGCGAAGGAAGTCCAGGAGACTTTGCTGCCCTCAACCAAGGCGGACACAGATGCTTACGTTATCAAGGGCTTCTATCGTCCGGCTTCAGAGTGTGGAGGAGACCTTTGGTTCCATCATGCAGAAGACGACAATGTCCTGATTTTTGTTGGGGATGCTACAGGTCACGGAGTTCCTGCCGCATTGATTACTGCCGCAGCCCGATCCATCCTTTCTGTCGCTGTTAACGAGAAGATCTGGGATCCTGCAAAAATTCTTTCTCTGATCAACAAGGTCATGTGTGACACAACCAAAGGTGCAAAAATGATGACCGCATTTGCATGTGTTTACAATATCAAGACATACGAACTGACCTATTCCAATGCCAGCCATGAACAGCCGTTCATCATGCCCACAAAGGGGGCTGATAAAATCACAAAAAACAGCCTGAGAATCCTTTCAGAAGCCAAGGGAAAAAGACTCGGAGAAAAGTCCGACAGCTCCTATACTAATTCCAAGGCCTCTCTGCAAAAAGGGGAAGGTTTGCTGCTTTATACTGATGGACTGACCGATGCGATCGATGCAGAAAAAAATCAGTTCTCTGAACGAGGCCTGTTAAAAACGATTGTTGAAACCTGCAACAAGAACAACAACAAAAGCCTGCACACTATTCTGGAAAAGAAGATTGTGGAATTTACCGGAGATATCGAACAGCCGGACGATATCACTTTCGTCAGTCTGTTCGCAAAGGCAGCCTAG
- a CDS encoding vWA domain-containing protein, with protein MKMLYVWVLLALIISGHAYADNDTVPAGATRLQKSDMLDELDFDPAAVKAKHAVEAFTEEMKSSEQTPLVSFLIDSSGSMGQEMSGNKTKIYILKKILSKYLLSQWTEKSSSGLRVFGSQRKKDCKDIKLVLTPGQSQLGQIQMSVQNLEPVGMTPIGKSLQASYNDIKHYAGPKRIVLFTDGEETCGEDPCKIMKQIKDSGTDLKVFVVALGLANQADTLMKLQCIGDMSQADSESELDNKMNELDKMLNPNKNLFVVSPDPDATVFLFREGNEKELYRKFQARIGIEVPPGRYTAIVNLRPKYRFATFTVLPKRKVTLRVVGDGFFKANFLNKLMKIQLLDRETKKVVKSFTSDERVSLPTGKWNMRFYREPFFEKIVEDYLIIPDGDYIYDVNEASAFFVEDKIVRGLYLYDNGERLIGNYLTNFPFILKAGAYQVKVDDKCFFKELASTGKRELIKVSCISPKK; from the coding sequence ATGAAAATGCTTTATGTCTGGGTGCTGCTTGCTCTGATTATTTCCGGGCACGCTTATGCTGACAATGACACTGTTCCGGCGGGTGCAACTCGCCTGCAAAAATCGGATATGCTCGATGAGCTTGATTTTGATCCCGCAGCAGTGAAAGCCAAGCATGCGGTTGAGGCGTTTACCGAGGAAATGAAGTCCAGTGAGCAGACGCCTTTGGTTTCTTTTTTGATAGACAGCTCCGGTTCCATGGGTCAGGAAATGTCCGGAAACAAAACCAAGATTTACATTCTGAAAAAGATTCTTTCCAAGTATCTGCTGTCCCAGTGGACAGAAAAGAGCTCCAGTGGATTGCGGGTTTTTGGGTCTCAAAGGAAAAAAGACTGCAAAGACATCAAACTGGTGCTGACGCCGGGACAGTCGCAGCTGGGTCAGATTCAGATGTCGGTGCAGAATCTTGAGCCTGTTGGCATGACCCCGATCGGAAAGTCACTGCAGGCTTCTTACAATGACATCAAACACTACGCAGGCCCGAAAAGAATTGTGCTCTTTACCGACGGTGAGGAAACCTGTGGTGAAGATCCCTGCAAAATCATGAAGCAGATCAAGGACAGTGGTACGGATCTGAAGGTTTTTGTTGTGGCTCTGGGACTAGCCAACCAGGCCGACACCCTGATGAAACTTCAGTGCATCGGAGACATGAGTCAGGCCGACAGTGAAAGCGAACTCGATAACAAGATGAACGAACTTGATAAGATGCTTAATCCCAACAAGAATCTTTTTGTGGTCAGCCCGGATCCTGACGCCACGGTGTTTCTGTTCAGGGAAGGGAATGAGAAAGAGCTCTATCGCAAGTTCCAGGCGCGGATCGGGATTGAGGTGCCTCCGGGGCGCTATACGGCGATTGTGAATCTTCGCCCGAAATACCGTTTTGCCACATTCACGGTGTTGCCCAAAAGAAAGGTCACCTTGCGTGTTGTCGGCGATGGATTCTTCAAGGCGAACTTCTTAAACAAGCTGATGAAAATTCAATTGCTGGATCGCGAGACAAAGAAGGTGGTTAAGTCCTTCACCAGTGATGAAAGGGTTTCCCTGCCCACTGGAAAGTGGAACATGCGATTTTACCGCGAGCCGTTCTTTGAAAAGATCGTCGAGGACTATCTGATTATTCCTGACGGTGACTATATTTATGACGTTAATGAGGCGTCGGCCTTCTTTGTCGAGGATAAGATCGTGCGAGGCTTGTATCTGTACGACAATGGTGAGAGGCTGATAGGGAACTATCTGACTAACTTCCCGTTTATTCTTAAAGCCGGCGCTTATCAGGTCAAGGTCGATGACAAGTGCTTCTTTAAGGAACTTGCCAGCACCGGAAAACGGGAACTTATCAAAGTAAGCTGTATTAGCCCGAAAAAGTAA
- a CDS encoding tetratricopeptide repeat protein: protein MQLKRQLGLLSLVGFIFAFTACAGKYSVKSYPAGSKVYIKDVQSQEKKFLGIAPLQVQEESKLGDVFFLIFEKQNYRTKEVMVKVNEGESIAVATRLDPLTDDEKKAEELAANEEKKPDQQKPEDKNKKPEDKKMEELLAEMQELKLRVALLENTSSFYKDALFSPRLSGGMPSVDRDRADKVVGLVFQGQQAIMKGDYQKALDQIDKALQLDEYSNNGWLLKGSVKYLMKDYQGARLAWERTLKLDPYNKVAYQYLSDVYKKLNLGPLPTNGTEMRYPASNVEIEERKKVR, encoded by the coding sequence ATGCAGCTGAAAAGGCAACTAGGATTGTTGTCGTTGGTTGGTTTTATTTTTGCGTTTACTGCATGCGCTGGAAAATATTCCGTCAAGTCATATCCTGCTGGTTCAAAGGTTTATATCAAAGACGTACAAAGCCAGGAAAAGAAGTTTCTTGGAATTGCTCCGCTGCAAGTACAGGAAGAATCAAAACTTGGTGATGTCTTCTTCCTGATCTTTGAGAAACAGAACTATCGAACAAAAGAAGTCATGGTGAAGGTGAACGAAGGCGAAAGTATCGCTGTTGCCACTCGTCTGGATCCATTGACTGATGATGAAAAGAAGGCCGAAGAACTTGCTGCCAACGAGGAAAAAAAGCCGGATCAGCAAAAGCCTGAGGATAAAAACAAAAAACCAGAAGATAAAAAAATGGAAGAACTTCTGGCGGAAATGCAAGAGCTGAAATTGCGCGTGGCCCTGCTTGAAAATACAAGTTCATTCTATAAAGATGCTCTTTTCTCTCCACGTCTTTCCGGCGGCATGCCGAGCGTGGATCGGGATCGTGCTGACAAGGTTGTCGGATTGGTTTTCCAGGGACAGCAGGCCATCATGAAGGGTGACTATCAGAAAGCTCTGGATCAGATCGACAAGGCCTTGCAGCTGGACGAATACTCCAATAATGGCTGGTTGTTGAAGGGCTCCGTAAAGTACCTGATGAAAGACTATCAGGGAGCGCGCCTGGCTTGGGAGCGCACTCTTAAGCTGGATCCTTATAATAAAGTCGCTTATCAGTATCTGTCTGATGTTTATAAGAAACTGAACCTGGGGCCATTGCCGACAAACGGCACTGAAATGAGATACCCGGCATCCAACGTGGAAATTGAAGAGAGAAAGAAAGTTCGTTGA
- a CDS encoding FliG C-terminal domain-containing protein has product MKTFLTLLFLLVGPLGAQAQYIEEIGTLETIYETRARSVLNTILRPTDYTLVVSVELDRDDKKLKEYQDEVEAQYLPGMPLMGEAPAMPKSANRLHEMKARTDIHVVLSRNVNPDVEKVIKDLLVSKLHLDMQSGDTVALKRIELPADPTVEKKPTELPELTWKMWALIVVVSLLALSGLMFWAWRRGQSKENPKDLKEIHEYAHGPEDKKDESGETKEVVAAGSEPNAGEMEVEMDLLSIKQHVISIATQYPQLSSKSISDFVLKGHSHEVTLFMEFLGWDTSKKIYTDIPAVAWARIGQAIKNKKADPTKSEMETAVRDVYKVILADYIQHQMENEDENPFMFVLKMKPEERNHLLEKESASNVAVLCLNAPPEVTSDIISSLGGEKKSRVLSELTRIEKLPQDVIKSVEASFKARIAEMKASPELRVEGASVLARVVRGMSPEEEMDILKLFEEENPEEFDRIRRVIMVFSDLKILGTELLSELFDSYDTDVIYAALYRSKADVQSAVLAALPQKKAMLVERDLQDGVVVPQKSITSRTRREVCIKAEEVLMSRSVRLSDLVDGNVVMGKTA; this is encoded by the coding sequence ATGAAGACGTTTTTAACATTACTGTTTTTACTTGTCGGCCCGTTGGGGGCTCAGGCTCAGTATATAGAAGAGATTGGAACACTTGAGACTATTTACGAGACTCGGGCTCGTTCGGTCTTGAATACAATTCTTCGTCCGACAGACTATACTCTTGTAGTTTCGGTTGAACTCGATCGCGACGATAAAAAGCTGAAAGAGTATCAGGACGAGGTTGAAGCTCAGTATCTTCCCGGAATGCCATTGATGGGCGAAGCCCCAGCGATGCCAAAGTCAGCCAACCGCCTGCATGAAATGAAGGCGCGCACTGATATTCATGTGGTTCTTTCCCGCAATGTGAATCCTGACGTTGAAAAAGTGATCAAGGACCTTCTGGTATCCAAACTTCATCTGGACATGCAGTCCGGTGACACAGTGGCGTTGAAGCGAATTGAGCTTCCGGCGGATCCGACTGTTGAAAAGAAACCTACGGAGCTGCCCGAGCTAACATGGAAAATGTGGGCTTTGATCGTTGTCGTATCTTTGCTGGCCCTGTCTGGTCTGATGTTCTGGGCATGGAGACGTGGTCAGTCCAAAGAAAATCCAAAAGATCTTAAAGAGATTCACGAATACGCACACGGTCCTGAAGATAAAAAAGATGAATCTGGAGAAACCAAAGAGGTTGTGGCCGCTGGATCAGAACCGAATGCCGGCGAAATGGAAGTTGAGATGGATCTGTTGTCCATCAAGCAACATGTTATCAGTATTGCAACCCAGTATCCTCAGTTGTCCTCCAAGTCCATTTCTGATTTTGTCCTGAAAGGGCATTCTCACGAAGTAACGCTGTTCATGGAGTTCTTGGGTTGGGATACGTCCAAAAAGATCTATACAGATATCCCAGCGGTGGCTTGGGCGCGTATTGGTCAGGCGATCAAGAATAAGAAGGCTGATCCAACGAAATCTGAAATGGAGACCGCCGTTCGCGATGTTTATAAAGTGATCCTGGCAGACTATATCCAGCATCAGATGGAAAACGAAGATGAAAATCCATTCATGTTCGTATTGAAGATGAAGCCGGAAGAGCGAAATCACCTTCTGGAAAAGGAAAGCGCTTCCAATGTTGCAGTCCTTTGTTTGAATGCGCCTCCTGAGGTTACATCCGATATTATTTCCTCGCTGGGGGGTGAAAAGAAGTCCCGGGTTCTTTCAGAACTGACAAGAATTGAAAAGCTTCCTCAGGATGTGATCAAGTCGGTCGAAGCCTCCTTCAAGGCAAGAATTGCTGAGATGAAAGCCAGTCCGGAACTGCGAGTGGAAGGGGCTTCTGTTCTTGCCCGGGTTGTTCGCGGAATGTCACCGGAAGAAGAGATGGATATCCTCAAGCTCTTTGAAGAGGAAAACCCCGAGGAGTTCGATCGTATTCGCAGGGTGATTATGGTCTTCTCTGACTTGAAGATTCTGGGTACAGAGCTGCTTTCGGAACTGTTTGATTCCTATGACACTGACGTGATCTATGCCGCTTTGTATAGATCAAAGGCCGATGTGCAGAGTGCGGTTTTGGCGGCGTTGCCTCAGAAAAAGGCGATGTTGGTAGAGCGTGATCTGCAGGATGGTGTGGTCGTTCCGCAAAAGAGCATCACGTCCAGAACCAGACGGGAAGTTTGTATCAAAGCTGAAGAGGTTTTGATGTCACGATCGGTTCGCCTGAGTGATCTGGTGGACGGTAATGTTGTAATGGGTAAAACAGCCTAG
- a CDS encoding OmpA/MotB family protein, protein MSGSSGHRRRKPHEEPHTHNAAHDESNWLVSYADMMTLLFGFFVLMYSMSRFDSNKFDLVSKEIAKYFGGNVSQSSLMIVEQKIVNILKGSGEMQGVEISRGNDPNTLALKFDGSVLFESGAVDLKPAAAPTLNKVVAAIKSVKGVEKISIEGHTDNDPFVASDGPIRSNWELSALRASSVLRYFEERYVDSKIMSATGYGQTRPLKPNQDEKGADIAANKAENRRVIVTLTLNDAEAAYKLQQKQFTKKLTAKEVEEQKREAELQERMKNAQAKYQQMQEKYKAAQEEKRKQQQLERMEKQIRQLEKKTEEFQKDLTQ, encoded by the coding sequence ATGAGTGGCAGTTCAGGTCATAGAAGAAGAAAACCTCATGAGGAGCCGCACACGCACAATGCGGCTCATGACGAATCCAACTGGCTGGTCAGCTATGCGGATATGATGACCCTGCTTTTTGGATTCTTCGTTCTTATGTATTCCATGAGCCGGTTCGACAGCAATAAATTCGATCTGGTCAGCAAAGAGATTGCAAAATATTTTGGTGGTAACGTGTCCCAGAGCTCTCTGATGATTGTAGAGCAGAAGATCGTTAACATTCTAAAGGGTTCCGGTGAAATGCAGGGGGTTGAAATCTCCCGAGGCAATGACCCGAATACACTTGCATTGAAATTTGACGGTTCTGTTTTGTTTGAATCCGGAGCTGTTGATCTGAAGCCGGCGGCGGCGCCAACTCTGAATAAAGTGGTGGCGGCTATCAAGTCGGTGAAGGGCGTTGAAAAGATCAGCATTGAAGGTCATACGGATAACGATCCTTTTGTTGCCTCTGATGGTCCAATCAGATCCAACTGGGAACTTTCGGCTCTTCGTGCCAGCTCGGTGCTGCGGTACTTTGAAGAGCGTTATGTGGATTCAAAGATCATGTCGGCAACCGGCTATGGCCAGACAAGGCCTTTAAAGCCGAACCAGGATGAAAAGGGCGCTGACATTGCTGCCAACAAGGCGGAAAACCGCCGGGTGATTGTGACGTTGACGTTGAATGATGCCGAAGCGGCATACAAACTGCAGCAGAAACAATTCACGAAGAAGCTGACAGCCAAGGAGGTTGAAGAGCAGAAGCGTGAAGCGGAACTTCAGGAAAGAATGAAGAACGCTCAGGCCAAGTATCAGCAGATGCAGGAAAAGTACAAGGCAGCTCAGGAAGAAAAACGCAAGCAGCAGCAGCTGGAGCGTATGGAAAAGCAAATCCGTCAACTAGAGAAGAAGACGGAAGAGTTCCAAAAAGACCTGACTCAGTAG